GAGGGTCGCGTCGGGGACGCGCTGCGCGACGCGGCGGAGGAGCAGCTCGTCCTTCCGCGCGGCCAGCGCGTCGAGCGTGGCCACCGTGACCGGCGCGCCCGACAGCACGCCGCGGTCGAGGTCGATGTCGAGGAGCAGATCGCGCCCATACCGGGCGGCAATGGGGCCGAGGCGACCCTTGTCGAGCGCCGCGGTGAGTTTGGCGACGTCGTCGGCGACGGCCTCGGGGTGAGGCGCCGTGCCCCGCGGTCGAAAGAGCAGCGTCTTGTGCAGCGCCTCGAGGCGCGCGCGCTCGGCCGGATCGGTCTCGACCGCGCTCCGCGACACGAGCGTGCGGTAGGCGTGGGCGAGCTCGTCCAGGAGCGACGCGGCGCCTCCCGCCGGGAGGCTCTCGAGCATGAGCATCGCGCAGCGCTGCCACAGCGCGGGCGCGATCGTGCCGGAGAGCAAGCCGCCCGCGAGCGCCTCGAAGTCTTCGCGCGACTCGCCGCGGAAGCCTTCGCCTTGCGCGCGCCGATCGCACACGGTCGCGGTCGCCCCGGGCTGGTGGAGGTAGTGGGTCAGCGCCGCGCCCGAGCCCTCGCGCGCCAGATCCGAGGTCGTGAACGGCGTGGGGAACGAGCGCCCGCACGCCGACGCACCGAGCGCGGCGAGCGCGGCGAGCGCGGTGCCCGCCGAGAGGGCGGCGCGGCCACGTCGGCGGGCGCGGGAGACGCGCAAATTGGCGCGCATATGCATGAAATGTCAGCCTTTTTCGTCGGGCAACGGCGACAGCTTGTTGAGCGGCACCGATCGGCGGATGGGCGTGAGGAAGATCTGGATGGGGGACCGGCAGTCGGCGTTGGGCTCCGACTGCGTGGCGCGCGTGCAGCCCTCGGGATCGCCGGCGGAGCGCAGCACCGACTTGGTCTGTGAGCCCGTACCGTGCACCCCGACAGCGCCGCTCTCCGCGCCGACGGTGGCCGACGCCGCGCCGCCGGCGACGAGCTTGAACGCGCCGATGCTGAGCGCCGTCACGAGGTGCGTGGCCTTCTGGCACTCCGCCCCGCGGGTCGCGTCGTCGCCGGGGCGGCTCACGAGCTGCATCTGCCCGGACACCGAGGTCTGCACGTGCAGCGAGCCGGAGGTCTTGAGCTGGCCCGAGAGGGCGAGCGCGCCGAGCGGCAGCTTCGCGTAGAGGTCGTCTTCGTCGTGGATGTCGGTGGTGTCGGTCGAGAACGTGGTCTTCTTCCACGTGTACGCGCCGGGGATGCGGCAGGTGTCCACGATGCGAAGCTCGCACCCCGAGTACTCCACCGCCACGGCGCCCTCGTGGATCACCGCCTCGAGGCGCGCCTTGTACGAGGCGGGCCACTCGGTCACGAGCGGCTGATCGTGGCTCGCCGCGACGGTGCAGCGCGCGAGCGGCGCCGTGTCGTGGCCGGCGTTGGGCGTCACGGCCTGCGCGACGGCCCCCGGGCCGCAGGCCGGCAGAGCGAGGAGCGCCGCGGTCAGCGCGGTCAGCGCGGCCGCGCGTGGAGCGCGTGGAGCGCGTGGAGCGCGTGGAGCGCGTGGAGGCAGCAGCGGCACGAGGTCTCCTACCACAAGGTGTCTTGGTCTTCGGCGACGCCGAGCACGCCCTCGAGCCGGAGGGGCGGGCGTCCCGGCAGGGTGACGGTGCCGCTGTAGTGGCCCGTCGCCTGGGTGAAGCTCGCCGCGACGAGCTTGAAATTCGTGGTCTCTTGGTGGAGATCGCCGACGTCGAGCGTGAGGTCGACGGCGCCGCAGCGGGTCTTGATCGACCAGCTCGAGCGAGGGTTCTTACGGTCGTACGAGACGATGCCTTCCCCGAGCGGCACGAGCTCGTCGCCGATCCACGCGGCGCACTCGGGCTCGCCGTTGAAGCCCTCGACGAGGTTCAGGCCGAGCGGGGTCCCACAGGCCGCGCGTCCGGCGAACGACACCCAGCGCCACTGCGTGCGCCGCGGCAGGACGCCGTGCGTGTAGTCGTACGCGCCGAACCCGCCGTCGAGCGAGATCTCGCGCCCGTTCACCGTGGCGACGCCCCGCGTGGGGAGCAGCAGGCGCTTCTCGTTGGCGTTCAAGAGCGACCGATCGCCGTTGGGGTGCACGACCACCGCGAGGGTGGCCGGCGCTCCCGCGAGATCGACCGCCGCCGCGACCTCGAGCCCGGCGGCCGAGACCGAGGCGCGCAGCTCGTCCGTCGCGCTCTCGGATCGGGCGAGGCGCGTCTGGAGGCCGCCGAACCGGTAGCTGGCGACCGCGCCCGGCCCCCACGTCTCTCCCACGCGGCACGCCGCGGTGGGGCCGAGCGAGGACTTCGTGGCGACGATGCGGCGGCGCGTCCCGTCGAACGCGTAGGCGAAGCTCTTCGCGATGTAGCCGAGGTGCACGACGGCCATGCCGAAGAGCCACGTGTCGGTCTGCACCGACAAGAAGAGCCAGCGCTTGCGGCGGAAGGTGCGCGCGCGGAGCCCGTCGTGTCTCGCGCCGAGGCGCACCGGCGGCAGCGGCCCCGTGAACGCCCCCAGCACGGGGCGCCCTTCGGGATCGAGCATCGACGGAGGCGCGGGCGGGAGCGGCGACGGGCGTGGCACGCCCCAAATCTAGCGACTCGACCGGGCTGGCACCCGGAAATCGGTCAACCCTCGGGGCGGCTCGGCGGAGGCGGCACGAGGACCTTGTCGAGCGTGCTCTCCTCTTCGCGGGCCGCCGGCACCGGAGTCGGGCGCGAGCTCTTCTTGCGCGCCACGCCCGCCGGGTACTTCAGCGGCAGCCCCTCGAGAGGCACCGCGGCCAGCAACCGCTCGAGCTCGGCGGCGTCCTTCGGGCGATCGGCGACCTTCTTCTTCAGGCACTTGAGCACGAGGTCGTCGAGCGCCTGCGGCAGGTCGAGATCGGGCCGGCGCACGCGCATGGGGGTGGGGTGCGTGCGCTGGTGCATGTCGAGCAGATCGCGGCGGTTGGGCGCTTGGATGGGCAGCTCCCCCACGAGCGCCTCGTACATGAGCACGCCGAGGGCGTAGAGATCGGTGCGTGGCTCGACGGCGGCGCCGATGCACTGCTCGGGCGCCATGTACTCGGGCGTGCCGAGCGTGTACCCGGCTTGCGTGAGCGACTCGGCCGAGGTGAGCTTTCCCATGCCGAAGTCGAGGACCTTCGCCGTGCCGTCGTCGCAGAGAAACACGTTCCCGGGCTTCAGATCGCGGTGCACGACGTCCTTCGCGTGCGCGGCCGCGAGCGCCTTGCAGACGTCGATGAACACCGGGACGCCGAACGCGGGCGTGACCACGTACTCGCGGCCGAGCTTGTCGGCGAGCGACTTGCCGTGCAGGCGCTCCATGACCACGTACATGGAGCCGTCGGGCATCTGGTCGAGGTCGAGCACCCGCGCCACGTTCGGGTGGTCGACGTGCACCTGGATGTGCGCCTCGCGGCGCAGGCGGGCTATCTCGCTGCCGTCGCGGGCCGCGGCGCCGCGCAGCACCTTGACGGCCACCTCGTGGCCGAGCGACGTGTGCTCGGCCGCGTACACGGCGCCGATCCCTCCCGATCCGATCTTGCGGCCGATCTTGTACTTCGCGCCGAGGATGGTGCCGGTGAGCTCGCCCTGCATCGCAGGGGTCGTCTCGCCGCGCAGGTCGAGGCCTCGCTCGAGCGCCTTGATGCGGTTCTTCTCGAAGACGCGCAGCGCCTCCTCTCCGCGGGTGCGGTCCCAGAAGAAGCCGACCCCGGCGCCAAGGCCGCCGCCAAGGAGGGCGCCGAGGATCGCCGCCGCGAGGCCGCCCGCCACGGCCATCAACGTGCCGCAGAGCAGCGCGGCCGCGATGCCCATCGCGATCGCGCCACGCGCGGGGCGCGAGGCCTGCCACGACACGCGGTAGAGGCACTCGTCGCCGCCCTTGGCGAGGCACGCCTCGTGGGTGACAGTGGCCTCGGGCAGCCCCCACATGCACGGGAAGGAGGCGAGCTGGCCCTCGCGCGCGGCGCACAGCACGTCCTCGTCGGCGGCCTCCGCGTCGACGCCGTCTTCGTACGCGTCGGGGCGCAGCCGGTAGCTGACGCGCACCTCGGAGATGCTGGCCTTCGACGCCTTCGCAGGGTTGCCAGGGTTGCCAGGGTTGCCAGGGTTGCCAGGGTTGCCAGGGTCGGCGGGCGCGTTCTTGCCGTCGAGGCGCTCGTCGAGCTCGTACACGGCGATGCGCGTGAGCTCCTTGTAGTTCTGCGCGAGGAAGCGGTAGGCGTCGATGGGGTGCTCGGCCGAGCGCAGCATGCGCACCATCGTGCCGAGCGCCTCGGGGCTCGTGGCCCACTCGCCGGGCTTACGCAGCGCGTCCTCACCGAAGAGCGCGACCACGCCGCGGAGCGCCCGGCGCACGGCCGTGACGCTGAGCCACGAGGTCTCGTTCTCCGCGGTCGCCGGATCGATCCCCGCGCCCGCGAGCAGCTTGCGGACGCCCTTCTCGCCTTGCTCGGCGCGCAGGCGGAGCAGGTACGGCTTCAGCACGGAGGCCCGGAGCTCCTCCTTCCCCCCTTTGACGGTGCTGGCCTGCGCGCTGGCGGACTTGCTCACGATGTCGCGAGCGTACAGGAGGTGCCGCCGACTTCAACCCGCGGTCGCGCGGGGGGCTCAGGCGTTCGCGTGCACCACGAAGCCGCGCGAGCGTCCCAAGTCTCTAAATTCGTTCATCATTTCAGGTGGGCCGGCCACGAACACGGCGCCGATCGCGTCGCGGTCCTCGCGCGCGTGCGCGAGCGCGCTCTGCACGAGGCCCGCGTGTTGCTCGAACGAGGGGTGCGCTCCGGGCGTGGGCGGCGCGTCGGACAGGCAGAGCGTGACGCGCAGACCCGCCCCCGCGAGCCGCGTGAGCTCACCCACGAGCGGGACCCGGGAAGCGCTGTGGACACCCAAGAGCAGGCGCGCCTCGCCGCACCGGCCCTCGGCTTCGAGCGAGAGCAGCAGCCCGCGCACCGCGCCGAGCGCGCTGCCCACCGCGACGAGCGTGAACGGGCCGGGCTCGCCCTGCGTGCGGGGGAAGCCCGCGAGTGAGGTCATCTCCGCGTCGAAGTCGGCCCCGAGGGGCGCGGAGAGCAGGGCCCGCGCGACGACGCCCGCGTCGCGCACGAGCAGCTCCCACGTGTCGGCCCCCACGAGCGACGCCAGCGCGAAGTAGCCCGTCTCACCGCCTGCGCTGACCTGCACGACCTGGCCCGGCCGCGTGTACGTCTCACGCACGCCGGGCACCGCCGCGAGCGAGACCCGCGTGAGCCCCGCGCCGACGTCCTCCAGGGCCACGAGCCGGGCCGCTCCCTTCAAAACGTGCCGCTCGCGGCCAGGCCGGCGTAGCCCGGGCCAAACGCGGGGACCAGCGTGCGAGGCGAACCGGTGGTCACGGGGCCGGTGGGCTCGAGGAAGTGCCACAAGAGACCCCCGGCCACGAGCGCGCCGCCACCGATCACCGTGATGGTGCCGGCGAGCGGGAGGTTCTGGGAGAGCCCCGCCTGATCGCGGTCGGCCTGGCTCGCCGTGATGAGGCACTGGCGCGTCTTCTCGTCGCACGTCTTGGGCAGGTCGGGCGCCACCGCGATGAGGACGATGCCCGTCGCGACCGCCGCGCCGCCGACACCGACGACGAGCCACGGCGGGACGGTGTGCTCGCGGATCTCGGCGGGGCGCGCGTTCTTGGCGGCTTCGGCCGCCGCGGCGGCGAACGCGGCTGCCTTGGCGGCTTCGTCGGCTTTCTTCTTGCGCGCCTGCTCGCGCAGATTCTTCACCTTGGCCTCGATCGTCGCGCGCTCGCTCGCGGGGACATCCGGGGCGCGCTGGAGGTAGACCTCGAGCGCGCCGACGGCCTCTTCGAAGCGGGTCTGGCGCTCCAGCACCTGCGCGAGGAACGAGAGGAACGTGTGGCGCGTGCAGTCGAGGCGGTAGGCGAGCGCGAACTGAGTCACGGCCTCGTCGTTGCTCGACTGATCGTAGGCCGCCGTTGCCCGCACGAACGCGGCGCGCGAGGCGTCCGGTGACTCTGCGCGGGTGCAAGTGGCGGGCGGATACTCCAGCGGCTGCGCGGCGCGCGCGGAGCCGCCGAGAGCGAGACCGAGCGCGACCGCGCCGACGCCGATGGCGCGGGGGAGGAGCGCGCGGACGCGGGGGCGAAGGTGGCGGGGCTCGCGGGAGGGGTGCGTGGCTGAGGGGAGAGCGTGGGGCATGGAAAAGACCGTTCAGAGAGGGCGGAGCGCCCGGGACTTGGTCGCCTTCTCGCCGAAGAGCGTGGTGGCCTCGGCGAGCCACGCCAGGCCGGCGTAGTCGGGCGGCAGCGCCGTCGCCGAGAGGATGAAGCCGCCCGGGCGCACCTCCGCGTGGAGCGGCGTCTGCCAGCCGAGCAGGAGCTTCTTCAGGCTGGGCGTCAGCCCGTCGTTCACGGCCTCTTGGGTGGCCGCGAACGTGGCGAAGACGCCGTCGAACCACGCGTCGCCGCCGCTCTGGCGCGGCATCGACACGAGGTCGAGCGACTCGCCGAAGACGAGCTGACGGTCGCTCGTCACCGCGAACCGCGCGCTGATACGTGTGTCTTGCACGATCGCGATCCACGTGGCGATCTCGCGGGTCCCCGCGACCATGTGTGGCGCGGGCACGTCGAGCACCATCATGGCGAGCGAGATCGAGCCGATGCCGCCGGTCGCGCTCAGCGCGTGGGCGTAGCGGTGCGGCACCCGCAAGGTCGCGAACGGCTCCCACACGCGCAGCCAGCGCTCGTCGGCGTCGGGCTCGTAGCGGAAGCCTCGGGTCGCGGCGAACTCGGCGATCCAAGGGACGGAGGTGACGTTCACTCGGCCCCCCGCCTCACATCGAAGGTGGGGGCGTGGCCGAGTGGGGCATGCGCTCGCCCTTCTGCGCGCGATCCTTCATCTCGTATTTGCTGGGGCACTTCGCGAGCACGCTGGTCGCCTCGAACGAATTGTCGGCCAGGAGCTCGCCCTCCACGGTCACGGCCACGTCCATGTCGGGCACGTCGCGGAAGGTGTCGGGCACCACGCACTGCGCGAAGCGCACGGGCACCTGGACGCCGTTCTTTTCGATGGTGAAGCGGTACTCGCAAGGCTGCTCGCGCTTCTGGAGCGTGCCGTGCACGAGGTTGCCCTCGGCGCGGACCGCGCGCCCCTTGAAGGCGCCCTTGGCCTTCACGAGCTCGTCCACCGGCTTCGAGTAGATGCCCTTGCCCTCCATGCCCGTGAACACCAGGCCCACCACCGCGGCGGCCGCCATGACGAGGGGGATCACGATGAGCAGCCCCGTGCGCGTGGTCGTGTCCAGGGCCTCGCGCTCACGGCGGCGGAGCGGCACCTCGTACGTAGGGCTCGCGAGCTCGTCGCGGGGCGGCTCGGGCGGGTCTTGGGTGGGCTCCGTCATGCACGGCGAAGTGTAGGGCGGACGGCGACCCGCGTCCACTCGGACCCTGGCGGCGGTCGGAGGGTCGCACCGCGTGCCTTCTCGCGGCGCGTTGCTACGTTCAAGAGAGTCGGGTCGCGTCTCTGCGTTTTCGCGTTTTCGCGTTTTCGCGCCGCGCCCTGACCGCTTCGAGGTGTGCCTTGCCCGATGTCCTCGCCCAGCCCGTGCTCGTCCTGAATCGAAACTACGCCCCCGTGCAGCTCACCACGGCGAAGCGGGGCATGGTGCTGCTCTACGGCGGCGCGGCCCACGCGCTCGACGAGTCGGGAGCCCCATGCGACTTCGACTCCTGGCGTCGGCTGCCGGTGCGCCAGGACGACGACGCCATCCCGATCGTCGGCGGCGCCCTGCGCGTGCCGCGCGTGCTGCACCTCGTGGAGTACGATCGCGCGCCACGGCTCCGGCTCCGGCTCACGCGGAAGAACCTCATGCTCCGCGACGAGCAGCAGTGCCAATACTGCCTGAAGCGCCCGCCGCTCCGCGATCTCAACATCGACCACGTGCAGGCCCGCTCGCGCGGCGGCCAGGACACCTGGGAGAACCTCGTGATCGCCTGCCGCCCATGCAACCTGAAGAAGGGCTGGCGGACCCCGGAGGAGGCCGGCATGAAGCTCGCGCGCCGCCCCGCGCGCCCGCGCTGGGCCCTCGCCGCGCACCTCGCCATGTCCACGGCGGCGCACTTCCCCGAGTGGGAGCCCTACCTCGCGACCGGCTGACCGCTCGCCACGACCCGCAAACGAGAGCGCGGGACGGGCTTCTACGGGACGAGCCCGGCGTCGCGGGCTGCGCGGAACTGCTCCATGTTTCGGCGGAAATTCCACTTGTAGCCGCTCGGCGTCTCGAAGCCTTTGGTGCTCGCGGGAAAGTGAAGGGACTTGACCACTTCGACCAGGCACTTGCCGACCGCGTCGTCGCCGACGTTGGTCTGCGCCGGGTCGACCGCCACGTTGGTGACCGCGCCCTTCGTGTCGATCGTCCACGAGACGCGGACGTCGCCCTCGATCTTCGGGTCCTTCGACGCGACCTTGTCGTAGCAGGCGCGGGTGTCGGCCTTGCGGGCCTTCACGGCCGCGTCGATGTCGGCGGCGCCCCGGCCGTCGGTGGAGCGCTTGGGCTCGAGCTTCGTCCCGAGCCCCGCGTCGGCCTCGAGCTGGGTCGTGGTGGTGGGCGGGCTCGTGGGCTCGGCGGCAGGCGCGGACGCAGACCCCGAAGCGGCGGCAGAGGTCGCGGCGGCCGGGCCGTCGGGTGCCTTGGGCGGCGCCCCGCAGGCGGCAGCCGCGAGCACGACCCCCGAGGGCAACAGAAGGGACGCGAGGGCGAGGCGCACGGTCGACATGCCCCCAAAGCTACCCGAGTTTCAGGGCGCGCGCGCGGGCCTCGACGCCCCCCTGCGGCCGTGCCACCCTCCGCGCGTGCCGCTCCTGTCACGCACGCGCTCGCCTCGCTCGCCACGCCTGGCCGTCGAGCTCGCATTTGGCCTGCTGATCGCCGCGGCGCTCGGCGCGACCACGGTCGCGTGCCGCGAAGACGTTCCGCCGGCACAGCCCTGCCGCAACGTGCCCGACGGCGGCTGCCCGCGCTCGCGCGGGGTCGCGTGCGAAGACCCCACGTGCAAGGCCGTGTATCTCTGCCGCGAGGACAACACCTGGGAGCTCGAGAAGCTCTGCCCCGAGCGCGAGGCCTCCGCAGGCCCCGTAGCGCCACCGCCGGACGCCGCGATCTCGCCTCGCGACGCCGGGTTCGTGCTGCCGCCGGGCGCCTCGGGCGGGCCAGGGTGCCGCACGCTCCAGCCCCCCGATTGCCCGCTCGCGACCGGCTTCGCGTGCTCGACAGGCTGCTGCGGGTGCGAGGATCTGTTCGTGTGCGAGAGCGGCGGCTGGACTCCCTGGGGCTCCTGCGGCGACGCTGGACCCGAGCCGCGCTGAGCCCCGCGCGCCCGAGCTGTCGCTACAGCGCCCCGAGCGCGGACTCGAGCTCGCCCTGGGCGTGGCTATTGCCAGTCTTGCGAGCCCAGCCGATGCCCTCCTCGAGCCACGCGCGGGCCTCGTCTTTGCGGTTGGCCTCCTGAAGGAGCTGACCGCACATGAGGTACATGGCCACGTAGTCGGGCTTCTTCGCTTTGAGCTCGCCGAACACCCGCAGCGAGTCGTCGACCCGGCCCGCGCTCCGGTACTCCATCGCGAGGCCGTAGTACGCCATCGGGTCGTCGGTGCCCTTCTGGAGGAGACCCTCGAGGAAGAGGAGGCGCTTCGTGCTCATGGGCGCTCCTCTAGCACGAACGCGAGGCGCCGATCGCGAGGGCCCTCGTCGCCCGCGCGGTCGATGAGCGGAACCTATTCGGTGCTCTGATTCGGCTTCGGCACCGCCGACCGCAGGATGGCCCCGTGGGTGCCGCCGACCCAGAGGTTGCCGAGCGGTGACACGGACGCCGAGAGGAAGACGGGGTCGAACGCGAGCTTCGCCGGCTCGAGGGTCCGCCCGTTCCAATGAACGAGG
This genomic stretch from Myxococcales bacterium harbors:
- a CDS encoding DUF2804 domain-containing protein; the protein is MPRPSPLPPAPPSMLDPEGRPVLGAFTGPLPPVRLGARHDGLRARTFRRKRWLFLSVQTDTWLFGMAVVHLGYIAKSFAYAFDGTRRRIVATKSSLGPTAACRVGETWGPGAVASYRFGGLQTRLARSESATDELRASVSAAGLEVAAAVDLAGAPATLAVVVHPNGDRSLLNANEKRLLLPTRGVATVNGREISLDGGFGAYDYTHGVLPRRTQWRWVSFAGRAACGTPLGLNLVEGFNGEPECAAWIGDELVPLGEGIVSYDRKNPRSSWSIKTRCGAVDLTLDVGDLHQETTNFKLVAASFTQATGHYSGTVTLPGRPPLRLEGVLGVAEDQDTLW
- a CDS encoding serine/threonine protein kinase is translated as MSKSASAQASTVKGGKEELRASVLKPYLLRLRAEQGEKGVRKLLAGAGIDPATAENETSWLSVTAVRRALRGVVALFGEDALRKPGEWATSPEALGTMVRMLRSAEHPIDAYRFLAQNYKELTRIAVYELDERLDGKNAPADPGNPGNPGNPGNPGNPAKASKASISEVRVSYRLRPDAYEDGVDAEAADEDVLCAAREGQLASFPCMWGLPEATVTHEACLAKGGDECLYRVSWQASRPARGAIAMGIAAALLCGTLMAVAGGLAAAILGALLGGGLGAGVGFFWDRTRGEEALRVFEKNRIKALERGLDLRGETTPAMQGELTGTILGAKYKIGRKIGSGGIGAVYAAEHTSLGHEVAVKVLRGAAARDGSEIARLRREAHIQVHVDHPNVARVLDLDQMPDGSMYVVMERLHGKSLADKLGREYVVTPAFGVPVFIDVCKALAAAHAKDVVHRDLKPGNVFLCDDGTAKVLDFGMGKLTSAESLTQAGYTLGTPEYMAPEQCIGAAVEPRTDLYALGVLMYEALVGELPIQAPNRRDLLDMHQRTHPTPMRVRRPDLDLPQALDDLVLKCLKKKVADRPKDAAELERLLAAVPLEGLPLKYPAGVARKKSSRPTPVPAAREEESTLDKVLVPPPPSRPEG
- a CDS encoding cytochrome c maturation protein CcmE; the protein is MTEPTQDPPEPPRDELASPTYEVPLRRREREALDTTTRTGLLIVIPLVMAAAAVVGLVFTGMEGKGIYSKPVDELVKAKGAFKGRAVRAEGNLVHGTLQKREQPCEYRFTIEKNGVQVPVRFAQCVVPDTFRDVPDMDVAVTVEGELLADNSFEATSVLAKCPSKYEMKDRAQKGERMPHSATPPPSM
- a CDS encoding HNH endonuclease — encoded protein: MVLLYGGAAHALDESGAPCDFDSWRRLPVRQDDDAIPIVGGALRVPRVLHLVEYDRAPRLRLRLTRKNLMLRDEQQCQYCLKRPPLRDLNIDHVQARSRGGQDTWENLVIACRPCNLKKGWRTPEEAGMKLARRPARPRWALAAHLAMSTAAHFPEWEPYLATG
- a CDS encoding AgmX/PglI C-terminal domain-containing protein encodes the protein MSTVRLALASLLLPSGVVLAAAACGAPPKAPDGPAAATSAAASGSASAPAAEPTSPPTTTTQLEADAGLGTKLEPKRSTDGRGAADIDAAVKARKADTRACYDKVASKDPKIEGDVRVSWTIDTKGAVTNVAVDPAQTNVGDDAVGKCLVEVVKSLHFPASTKGFETPSGYKWNFRRNMEQFRAARDAGLVP
- a CDS encoding tetratricopeptide repeat protein, with translation MSTKRLLFLEGLLQKGTDDPMAYYGLAMEYRSAGRVDDSLRVFGELKAKKPDYVAMYLMCGQLLQEANRKDEARAWLEEGIGWARKTGNSHAQGELESALGAL